In Rosa rugosa chromosome 4, drRosRugo1.1, whole genome shotgun sequence, the genomic stretch TGAGAGAAAAAAGAACCTGCTAAAGAAGAAATAGACAAAGAAATGTCATCAATAATTCTACCCAACTGCGAGGTATCATCTCCATCAGTTTGGATGGCTTGAACCAACTGCAGGCAGTCTGATTCAAAAATAACTGGAGCTAGAGAATTATCCTCCACTAGCTTGCAAGCTAACCTACTTGCCAAGGCCTCCACTACTATTGGCTGCAACACATCAGACCACTGACCACAAGCACCTGCCACCACCATGCTATCAGTATCCCTTACTACTATCCCTAACCCACCCCGACGTGTGCCTTGATCAAAGGCACCATCGATATTCACCTTAAGCCATCCTGCAGGAGGAGGACACCACGGCTTAACCTGTCTCCCCAATCTAGGTGTCACACTATGTCTGGCACCAACAAATGAATGCAATAGAGAATTAGTCTGACAAAAAACCTGTTGCACAGTCCTTGCCTTACCAACCCAGAGTCGCTGGTTTCTCTCTTTCCACACCAAAATGTTACTTTTGACTGTAAAGACATGGCTGATCGATAACAATGGTGTTTGTTTTCACAACTTTTCTCTAGATCAGGTAACTTGGAAGAACTAGCTATAGAGAGATAAATATTTGAAAGCAATGTTTACCAGTCCCTTTTCCAAGTAGCCCCCAAAAACTGGTACTTGTTTAATGTACAATTTACCCAATCTTACGTGTATCAAAATGTATTAAATAATTTACTCATCTTCTAGAAATACTAGTATCAAAATTCCCAAAAAAGTTACTTTTATCTGTAAAGACATGGCCAATGATAAGGGTGActtgtgttgagaatatatatatcccacatgggaaaaatgggaccttgccgaTGAGTTTATAaaggtttgggtcactccatcaattgtcaatttgttttagatgtgaaccccagattactttatcatgctatcagagccaggttatcccacgtgtgcatgcctcacgaCCACAcaggctccacgtcacccaaagttgtccacgtgtatgacttgaaaattcgctacacgtgcgggggcgtgttgagaatatatacatcccacatgggaaaaatgggacattatctatgagtttataagggtttggggcactccatccattgtcaattgatTTTAAATGTGAatcccagattactttatcaacttaattcgccacacgtgcaggggcgtgttgagaatatatacatcccacatgggaaaaatgagatcTTGCCTATGTGTGAGACATTggctatgagtttataagggtttgggccgcTACAttcattgccaattgattttggatgtgaaccttaGATTACTTTATCAACTTGTTTTCACAACTTTTCTGTAGATAAGGTAACTTGAAAAATCTAGCTATAGAGAAATAAACTTTGAAAGCAATGTCTACCAATCCCTTCTCCAAGtagcgccccccccccccccccaagatGACGCCATTTGATTACTTGAAAAATCTAGCTATAGAGAAATAAACTTTGAAAGCAATGTCTACCAATCCCTTCTCCAAGTAGCCCCCCGTTAAAGAGATAGTAGAAGAATATGATGCCATTTGACTTAAAAGGGTTAGGGCAGTTAGAGAGGAAATTGGTTCCCCAATCCGCACCAGATTTTCTTGTCCGTTCCTTTTGCGTGTAACCCAGATAGAAGACAATTTTTAACACGCTTGAGAACTCTTCATCAATAGTAAATTATTCGTGGTCGGCTTGTCCTGATTAATCACCttgtttcatatgcataattTCCTTTGCTGTTGGTGTCCTTTTGTTTTGTAATATCAACCACTAAAGAAACTGAAAGGTTATCCTCCGCTACAAGTACTTAAGTCTCTAAGGCAAAGAAAATGGAGTTTATAGTACCACTAAATGGGGGCGCTTAGCGCTAGCCCTCCATATAAACTTGCTCAAGGACCATAAACTAACTGCCATTTGGATTTTGGGGTAAATTCTGGAATATATTACAGGTTCTAACTAGTCGATCCTTTTTTTAAAGTTGTTGTAATATACTTCAAAATCTTGGAGTTTGCCAGATTTCAAATTCAAGAACATAAGTTGTACTTGTAATCAGTTTCGTTTCCCAGTTCTTAAAGTGATGATCTATTTGATCCACGCTAATATCAAACAATCAAAAGAGTTCAAAGGGACTAACTTTACACGACTTGAATTGGTATGGTACCGGTGAGGAAACAAAATATTGACAACAAACAAAGCCACACCCTCTAATACTGCTCGTACGTACGTTGCAGTACTTCTTGAATAAGATCAAGGCTTCATC encodes the following:
- the LOC133744211 gene encoding uncharacterized protein LOC133744211, which gives rise to MSLQSKVTFWCGKRETSDSGLVRQGLCNRHSVTPRLGRQVKPWCPPPAGWLKVNIDGAFDQGTRRGGLGIVVRDTDSMVVAGACGQWSDVLQPIVVEALASRLACKLVEDNSLAPVIFESDCLQLVQAIQTDGDDTSQLGRIIDDISLSISSLAGSFFSHVYRESNMLAHKLAKFALASGLQVSWSGHVPPELSNFFCNN